From Deinococcus yavapaiensis KR-236, one genomic window encodes:
- a CDS encoding sensor histidine kinase → MHPDDRAAFGEEIARVIQSSDEFHLPFRVVRKDGSVRRVEDDGYFMRADDGRVTRMVGFVKDVTERGRILAALKRSNEELERSASVASHDLQAPIRAVTSFAEVVARRYGEVLDDRGRTYLRQIVENGEHMKRLIDGLMTYSRMSLEQQPLLSTDASAVFDAVVRRLQPEIDTFGATVVRGALPTVLADAQQLDQLLQTLVSNALKYHRAGVAPMVRVEAERDETCWRFSVSDNGLGIEPVYFEKIFGMFQRLHGRGEFEGTGIGLSVCKHIVERHGGRLWVESELGQGSRFHFTLQDA, encoded by the coding sequence ATTCACCCGGATGACCGGGCGGCCTTCGGTGAGGAGATCGCGCGGGTGATCCAGTCGAGTGACGAGTTCCACCTGCCCTTCCGGGTGGTGCGCAAGGACGGCAGCGTCCGGCGGGTCGAGGACGACGGGTACTTCATGCGGGCCGATGACGGACGGGTCACACGAATGGTGGGGTTCGTCAAGGACGTCACCGAGCGTGGGCGGATCTTGGCGGCGCTGAAGCGCAGCAACGAGGAGTTGGAGCGGTCCGCGAGCGTCGCGTCGCATGACCTTCAGGCACCTATCCGCGCGGTGACGTCGTTCGCGGAGGTCGTTGCGCGGCGGTACGGGGAGGTGCTGGACGACCGCGGGCGGACGTACCTACGGCAGATCGTGGAGAACGGCGAGCACATGAAACGCCTCATCGACGGCCTGATGACGTACTCACGCATGTCCCTTGAGCAGCAGCCCCTGTTATCGACGGACGCGAGCGCGGTGTTCGACGCGGTGGTGCGTCGACTGCAACCGGAAATCGACACCTTCGGCGCGACGGTCGTGCGTGGAGCGTTGCCGACGGTGCTGGCGGACGCGCAGCAGCTCGATCAGCTCCTCCAAACCTTGGTGTCGAACGCCCTGAAGTACCATCGGGCGGGCGTGGCACCGATGGTGCGGGTGGAAGCCGAGCGCGACGAAACGTGCTGGCGCTTTTCGGTGAGCGACAACGGGCTCGGAATCGAGCCGGTGTACTTCGAGAAGATCTTCGGGATGTTTCAACGGCTTCACGGGCGTGGGGAGTTCGAGGGAACGGGGATCGGGTTGTCGGTTTGCAAGCACATCGTGGAGCGTCATGGAGGACGTCTGTGGGTGGAGAGCGAGCTGGGACAAGGGAGTCGCTTCCATTTCACGCTGCAAGACGCGTAG
- a CDS encoding GAF domain-containing protein, with the protein MGDRDQTLVHGIGRSLALAYERTVTTAEFARQKAELHGRTRALEAFATLSQDLTLKSNPRALVRTAQEVVLSLLPEGYAVFYELDHGTWHLTVQIGDLRNPGLQAAVDRGLPYASAKTLVTPWETHEAVYQDRYDITTDNLQDVTTHITITAGLPVLVSGAPVGVFVVGLFDTRPWSEVDRAVLEGVARSLGLAIEGASGAAELVERTREVQTWRERYEVAVRGSGHLPYDWNPATDQIVYSGAAEAITRYTVDELEGTLAD; encoded by the coding sequence TTGGGTGACCGGGACCAGACGCTCGTCCACGGCATCGGGCGCAGCCTCGCTCTGGCGTACGAACGCACCGTCACCACCGCCGAGTTCGCCCGACAGAAGGCGGAACTGCATGGGCGGACAAGGGCGCTCGAAGCCTTCGCGACCCTCTCGCAGGACCTGACCCTCAAGAGCAACCCGCGCGCCCTCGTCCGCACGGCGCAGGAGGTCGTGCTGTCTCTGTTGCCTGAAGGGTACGCGGTGTTCTACGAACTCGATCACGGCACGTGGCACCTTACGGTGCAAATCGGGGACTTGCGCAACCCGGGCTTGCAGGCCGCCGTCGACCGGGGTCTGCCGTACGCGTCCGCGAAGACGCTCGTCACTCCATGGGAGACGCACGAGGCGGTCTACCAGGATCGGTACGACATCACGACGGACAATCTGCAGGACGTCACGACGCACATCACCATCACGGCGGGACTGCCGGTCCTCGTGAGCGGCGCACCCGTGGGGGTGTTCGTCGTTGGCCTGTTCGACACGCGTCCCTGGTCCGAGGTGGACCGCGCCGTCCTCGAAGGAGTCGCGCGCAGCCTCGGCCTCGCCATCGAGGGCGCGAGTGGCGCGGCCGAGCTCGTGGAACGCACGCGTGAGGTCCAGACGTGGCGCGAGCGGTACGAGGTGGCCGTGCGCGGCAGCGGCCACTTGCCGTACGACTGGAATCCGGCGACCGACCAGATCGTGTACAGTGGCGCCGCCGAAGCGATCACGAGGTACACGGTCGACGAGCTTGAAGGCACGCTCGCGGACTGA
- a CDS encoding CPBP family intramembrane glutamic endopeptidase: protein MTSPSSPRGSARRFLIAPFTTLFPLGLLGVASVLPTLPALLTPLIERMPTAPSLAVLMAASTAQLTVLTALGVLAGAFAAHRVGFTSRIVERDVRALKRDVRSAVLPGLLTGAIVVGLDVLTAPLMGEAWTNAVADQQRTMLTTLSGLLYGGITEELQMRWGLVSLVTLGLWKLLARRTPRPPAKLTLLAVVLIAVLFGIGHLGAAAALVPLTPSIVARTVVINALAGVVFGWLFTRRSLESAMVAHALSHVAISVLAFVL, encoded by the coding sequence ATGACATCCCCTTCCTCTCCTCGTGGTTCTGCCCGTCGTTTTCTCATCGCTCCGTTCACCACCTTGTTCCCCCTCGGCCTTCTCGGCGTGGCGTCGGTGCTGCCGACCTTGCCCGCCCTGCTCACGCCATTGATCGAGCGCATGCCCACCGCGCCTTCCCTGGCCGTGCTGATGGCAGCTTCCACCGCGCAACTCACCGTCCTCACCGCCCTCGGCGTGCTCGCGGGGGCGTTCGCAGCGCACCGCGTCGGATTCACCAGTCGAATCGTCGAACGGGACGTGCGTGCCTTGAAGCGCGACGTACGAAGCGCCGTGCTGCCCGGCTTGCTGACCGGCGCGATCGTCGTCGGACTGGATGTCCTCACCGCCCCCTTGATGGGCGAGGCGTGGACGAACGCCGTGGCCGACCAGCAGCGAACGATGCTGACCACCTTGAGCGGCCTGCTGTACGGAGGTATCACGGAGGAACTCCAGATGCGCTGGGGTCTCGTGTCGCTTGTCACGCTCGGCTTGTGGAAGCTCCTCGCTCGTCGGACACCTCGCCCACCTGCGAAGCTGACGTTGCTGGCCGTGGTGCTCATCGCGGTGCTGTTCGGCATCGGGCACCTTGGAGCGGCGGCCGCCCTCGTTCCACTCACCCCTTCGATCGTGGCGCGCACCGTCGTCATCAACGCTCTCGCCGGCGTGGTGTTCGGGTGGCTCTTCACCCGTCGATCCTTGGAAAGTGCGATGGTCGCGCACGCCCTGTCACACGTCGCGATTTCCGTGCTCGCATTCGTTTTGTGA
- a CDS encoding CPBP family intramembrane glutamic endopeptidase yields the protein MPSRTNFKPANPARFALLVMLILEVVLLVLLGAAKLFLPSVPLLALDLPVLLVNAVVAAVLLTRLGWWRVAGFRSLERPRDLLLLTLPLALLVVPALLIGVDVPPLGKALALLVVTFLIAFQEEAIFRGVLLHGLMPLGMTRAVFGSALLFGVIHANSLLVGRDPAFVAVQVIASILGGIGSAALRLRFGSIWPLIALHAVNDFLQFSASQGLAVERAAPVLLIVKLGVASMMALYGLFLLHGIDVRSRSGRAMSATAQP from the coding sequence ATGCCTTCCCGCACGAACTTCAAGCCCGCCAATCCCGCTCGCTTCGCATTGCTCGTCATGCTCATCCTCGAGGTCGTCCTCCTCGTTCTCCTCGGCGCCGCCAAGCTCTTCTTGCCGAGCGTGCCGCTGCTCGCCCTCGACCTGCCGGTCTTGCTTGTCAATGCCGTCGTGGCCGCCGTGCTGCTGACGCGGTTGGGGTGGTGGCGCGTCGCCGGCTTCCGGAGCTTGGAGCGTCCTCGCGACCTGCTGCTGCTCACCCTTCCCTTGGCCCTCCTCGTTGTTCCCGCGCTGCTGATCGGCGTCGACGTTCCACCGCTCGGCAAGGCGCTGGCGCTGCTCGTCGTGACCTTCTTGATCGCCTTTCAGGAAGAAGCCATCTTTCGCGGGGTGCTGCTGCACGGCTTGATGCCCTTGGGGATGACGCGGGCCGTGTTCGGATCCGCCCTGCTGTTCGGCGTGATTCATGCCAACTCGCTGCTGGTCGGGCGTGACCCGGCGTTCGTTGCCGTTCAAGTCATCGCGTCGATATTGGGAGGAATCGGGTCGGCAGCGTTGCGCTTGCGGTTCGGTTCGATCTGGCCGCTCATCGCCCTGCACGCGGTCAATGACTTCCTTCAGTTCAGCGCGTCACAAGGACTGGCAGTGGAGCGGGCGGCACCGGTCCTGCTGATCGTGAAGCTCGGCGTCGCCTCGATGATGGCCTTGTACGGCCTCTTCTTGCTGCACGGCATCGATGTTCGATCGCGTTCCGGCCGGGCGATGAGCGCGACCGCCCAGCCGTGA
- a CDS encoding cold-shock protein: MASGTVKWFNADKGFGFIQTEGSPDVFAHFSAIQGSGYKKLNEGDEVDFEVEAGQRGKGPQAKGIVVTKAAPVPEDGDRPQRRDDRW; this comes from the coding sequence ATGGCTTCAGGTACAGTGAAATGGTTCAACGCGGACAAAGGCTTCGGATTCATCCAAACGGAAGGCAGCCCTGACGTCTTCGCGCACTTCAGCGCGATTCAAGGTTCGGGTTACAAGAAGCTCAACGAAGGTGACGAAGTTGACTTCGAAGTGGAAGCCGGTCAGCGTGGCAAAGGCCCGCAAGCCAAAGGCATCGTCGTGACCAAGGCCGCGCCCGTCCCTGAGGACGGCGACCGTCCCCAGCGTCGCGACGACCGCTGGTAA
- a CDS encoding dihydrofolate reductase family protein, with the protein MSHDVPTRPRVFLDVAISLDGYLSGPNGEDGGLHDWYFAEQGAADGIKRELLDRMGAMILGHTAFGSAPDGFDTEYRVPHFILTHTPLPTVERGGATFIFVTGGIQHALQLARVAAGEKDVCVAGGAQTAQQFMSAGLLDELQLHVAPVLLGGGLRLFERAAEITRLERVRIVESQHAIHVTYRVLRGEGNLGPQDPS; encoded by the coding sequence ATGTCCCACGACGTGCCGACACGCCCGCGAGTCTTCCTTGATGTGGCCATCTCCCTCGATGGCTACCTCAGCGGACCCAACGGTGAGGATGGCGGCCTGCACGACTGGTACTTCGCCGAGCAAGGCGCGGCCGATGGAATCAAACGCGAGTTGCTCGACCGGATGGGCGCGATGATCTTGGGGCACACGGCCTTCGGCAGCGCCCCCGACGGTTTCGACACGGAATACCGAGTGCCGCACTTTATCCTGACGCACACGCCGCTTCCCACGGTGGAGCGCGGTGGAGCCACGTTCATCTTCGTCACGGGCGGGATTCAACATGCCTTGCAGTTGGCGCGCGTGGCGGCTGGCGAAAAGGACGTCTGCGTGGCGGGGGGGGCGCAGACCGCGCAGCAGTTCATGAGTGCTGGACTCCTCGACGAACTCCAGTTGCACGTGGCTCCGGTGTTGCTCGGCGGTGGTCTGCGCTTGTTTGAACGAGCCGCGGAGATCACGCGTCTGGAACGCGTGCGAATCGTCGAATCTCAGCACGCCATACACGTGACCTACCGAGTGTTGAGGGGGGAAGGCAACCTTGGCCCGCAGGATCCTTCTTGA